The following nucleotide sequence is from Solea senegalensis isolate Sse05_10M linkage group LG19, IFAPA_SoseM_1, whole genome shotgun sequence.
ACAAACTAGTTGTCTTGGGCACAGCCCTCCCTCCCCAGAAGATTTCAGACATCCAAAGTATTTAGGCTCTGAGATTCTGGCAGAAGGCGGCTGCAGTGGAGATTTGCAGGCCACGATTGGATCATCAAGGCGTGCTCTGTGACAGACGGATATTCACAAAGGAAAAAAGGTACAGCACACCATGTCACAGTGAGGCCAGCCATGCTCACAAAAGCTGACGAGAGGAAGTGAAGAGGTGAAAATGCTAGCGCAGAACATCGTCAGAATCAACGATGTCAGGGGTCAGAAGAATCGCAGAGGAGGCCCAAGAAAGAAGCCTCGGATGGCGATGGCGCGGTCATGTGGAGCAAAAAGGGCCCAGATTATGTAGCTCATGTTGCCAACAAGATAAAGGGGTAAGGAAAGATATGAAGTTACTGAAGCTGAAGCCAGAGGACACCAATGAGTCAGCTTTTGCGTCAACATACTACTCTCTGGTTGATTTGCCAGTCTCAGAAATGCTGGGCCCCTGTCTCAAGCGCAcacaaagccttttttttaacaatatttatttttcatatacaTACCTATCTatgggatgtgtttttttaatatatttctgcaaataaaaccctcgtaaatgttgcacactggaccaGTAAACACTGGCTGGATGATTGGGAGACCTTGGGAAACGTGTGGTAATGAGACGGTGTCGGTATCCATGCATTATAGTGGAGCTTTGGCTGTGATAAGACTGCATTAACAATGTCAACaatgtttgaaatgtatttccAGAGCCACGACTAAAAGTGGCTGATCAaacttgttttgtaaaaatctgTCTCATAGATTTCACATTTTATCATGCATCAGTGTCTTTTGTGTCACCTCCTGCTGTCGCCATGTGCACAGCGTGTGTCTCTGCTGCCCGTGTGGACGTCCCTCAGGACACTGACAGCATGCATGAACAAGGtagcccagcagcagcaggtggccCTGATGGAGGAATAAGAGATGGAGGTGATGGTGAGAGCACAGGAAGAGACGCATGGTGTTTTGGATGCACTGACTCGCTGAGTGatcacacagtcatcacacTGTGTCATGCAGAGTGAGCGTGGCTCCAGTCAGAGGCTCTAAGTGCTCGAGCATGACAAAGTCCTCTGCCCTTAAATCGTGAGCAAGACAGCAGGAACACACTAGATGATTAAGAGCGGTGAGTCCCATGGTTATTCATAATGCAACACATAATCACTTTATTTGTGATGTCTGATGAGGTATAAGCAATTTACACCGAACAgggcatatacagtatttggGGGCCAATGGAAATTTGGCACAACAATCCTATAATTAAATCAGATCTGGACATTTACTCTGCACTTGAACATGCaccttttctgcatggagtttgcatgttctccgcatgtgtgcgtgggttctccagtttcctcccacagtccaaaaacgtgcagatttggggattaggcaaattgaacactctaaattaaaCAATcgagtatgagagtgaatggttgtttgtctctatgtggccctgtgatggactggtgacctgtccagggtaaACTATGGGATTGGCACTAGCAACCCCCCCATGACACttttgtggaggataaagcagtagaagattaattcattcattcgtttTTTGCACTTTATTGCATTAAATGAAGGCTGTTTTCACAATATAAAAGCACATTCTTTTCTTACACATAACAAGTTCTAGTCTCAGTGTAACCCCAACATAATAGGGAAAGTATTTCATTGTTAAACTGCATTTCTATGTTTTCACGGAGAAAAAATCTGACTGCCTTGTGTAAGTAGCAGAGCGAGTTgacctagttttttttttttatattgagaTGGGAAACTTAACTCAGGATAAGAGTTCAGTCCCTGCAGACGTCTTAACCCTTGTTGAgggtgttttaaaaaaaaaaaagtttcttcaCCCCCAGTGCTCACTAGTTGCAACATGAAAGAGAAATAACTTCATCTCGTCAACTTTGAAGTGAATGTTGTCATCTCAGCTCTGGCTTTAGTACTCCCACTTCACCTCTGCCAGTTCAcaggggtgtgtttgtgtgcgtgtgtgctgtgGAGGGTGGTCACAGAGATAAGGATAAGGTTGCCATAGCAATCGCCTGCCCCCCTCCCTCATATTAGAAACGTCATTTCTTTGGCAGTGACTTCATCAGCGGTCACTGTCGGTCCTGACACTATACGTGAACCACCGTGTGCGCTGACTGTGCAttaatgtcagctgacatttcGATGCTCAGATGCTTCAGGCTGATGGACGGAGACAGCGGTGATGGGCAGCATATTAATACGGTGCACCACCTCACATCTGCTATCCCTGTCCCACAAATGTTATAGGAAATAGTTTGTCAGTGTTGATTCACAATCTGAAGTGAGGTGGCATCTGGCTTTGACGTTCTTCACATTCTACAAGTCTGAGCAGATATCTGACAGACGCCTGCCTCCCTTAGTTTGAAAAAACATGAAGGAAGCtgtaaaggaaaaaatgggagagaaagaagaaaaaaaaactgctgcaaTAATCTTCACTGTCTGTCACTTTGAAAGAGGCTCATGGCTCCCTCTGCTAGTGACAAGCAGTTGCAATCATCTTGCTAAATATgtagaaacaatgacatcaaaTTATGCACTGCTGTGTACCAGAACgaaacctttttttatatatttatagaaataTCTCGCTTGAACATCCCATCATGAAAAGGCTTCTTTTTTTGAGTTGTTTGGCATGTTTCCATGAGAATATGAAATAGAATATTGGGGTGAGAGCTATGTCAAGGGGGGGATTGCATTTGAGTATTAGGAGATGTTTGCACACAGCCTGAGCCTGCTGGTTTCtttccatgttgtgtttttctctctggatAGATGCACGTGTCCCACTTAAATGGCAACTCTGTgtgaaagtaaaagaaaaaaaagacacaaccaaaacctggaaatggtgCAGACTTCACTCTCATGTCTCATTGTCTTTGCATTGAAAGATAAAATCCTTCTTCAGCACGAAATTTCACCAAAACCACAGACAatgctgtgtgtgaatgcaaaCTGTTTTCTAGATTATTgtgagaataaaacaaactgtttttgttttttttaattctgtggATTAAAACTAGATTTTCCACTAAAAAAATGACCATAAGGACAGCAGAGTGTGTCTGGACACAGCTATTTAACATTAACACATCAGTCATAACTCTCAATGTTTGGTTaaatggaggatgaagcggtagaagatgggtGGATGGCTGGTTTATCCTTGCACTTTTCAGAATATTTAGAGgcaacacagacaaaatacGCAGCAACACCACCAGACAGAGCTTTTGGAGCATTCACTCTTTTATGTGTTCTTGTTTATCATCTTTAAGCCTTTGCGCGTTTAAACAGGTTATAAAAAGTCAATGAGGCGTTCCTATAGCGTGAGACCCGAGTCCCCTGGGAGCTGATGACGCGGTATGAAGCTGAATAAGCGCAGATGATGAGCGGAAGCGTCGGTGCGCACCTCCCCACTGTAATCTGGCTGAGCAGCAGCGTCGCTGTCTTTTCAGCACCGCTCACTGACACACTAACCAagcggagaggagaggagagacgagCGAAACTCACTTCCCTGCAAACCAAAGTGGATTTTTAAACGATAAAACAGCACCATGCAACTTTTGCTTTTCTTCCAGGGAAGGAAATAAGAAACCCAGACTTTAAATCATCTGCTGAATGTAAGAGTTTaggttcatttgtttatttctcctCAGACAGGACTgtcaagtgtattttttttataaacttagTTTGATCTTTTTACTTGAGAGAGGTTTATTCATCAGTGCTTTGAGGAGTCGTTTGTTTTTGATATATTACGCGGAGTTTGTGATCCTATAGTCGGGATGCTGACTTTAGTGGTTGGACTGCTGTATCTGGTCAGTGGACGCACAGCTCGGAGCCAGGATGCCACAGGTAGCCGCTTCGTTTGTAACGCCATTCCCCCGGGTGCAGAGCCAGGCTGCGGGTATATTTCTGCGGGAAACCGCGTCCAGAGCAACAGCCCCGTGGAGGACGAGTTGCGGAACACGATCATCCAGCTGCGGGAGACCATCCTGCAGCAGAAGGAGACCATCGTGAGCCAGCAGGGAACCATTAAGGAGCTCAACTCCAAGCTGACGCGCTGCGAGGTGACAGTTGAAGTGTCGCCCCAGGGAAAGTCCCGAGTGCAGGGCTCCAGACGGAAGGACTACGGTAAGAACACGATGGGCGACCTGCCCCGGGACCCCGGCGAGACCATAGACCAGCTCGGAAAGACCATGCAGAGTCTCAAGGGTCGTCTGGAGAACTTGGAGGTAAGATGGCACAAACGCGCAGCTCGTGCGTAAACGTGCCAGAAAACCACTTTCCCTTCATTTTCTACcctaagcaaaaaaaaaaagataacattAACCAGCACAACCTTTAAACAACGGCATAACATGTTCCATGCACTTCAGCATCAGCAACGTCTTTCAACCTCTTCCCCAGTAACACAACTCACTGTGGAGCAAACACACGTGAACACACTCAGCACTGCATTAGTCCTCTCACCGGGTCACGTGACAGATcaatagtgatttttttttttaatattattatcattattgttgatataatattaataaagtaTGTGCTGGATCCCACAGAATAAGTCTTCAGTGTGAAACAAGCGACACAGAAAATCCTGTAATCATGTATGTGGTGCAGTGCATCTTTGCATTATTTatgagtagtgtgtgtgtgtgtgtgtgtgcgcgtgcgcgagtgtgtgtgcgtgcgtgtgttccACATAATGTTTTAAATTCGCCATCATGTGACTAATTAGTCAAAGCAGCTGATGAAAGTCTTTCTTGCAGATTCCAATGAGTCCTTTCTTTAGATTCTGCTCTACGCATTATTTCTATTACAGACATTGACTAATACTGAGGTCACCTATAGTGAAGTCCTTTCAGAGGTTGATATAAGCCTTGGCTTTATCTCGTATGTCATTTTTCACCATATGCCCTGAAACCATAATCAGTTACAATACTTGTTATTTCAATTCAAGGTTATTTTATATTCAGGATCCACTGATGaacctccatctctctctcatgAATTGCAAGCTTTAATACCTTTATCATATGAAAGCATGTAGCCTGCAGTTGGGCAGGACACAGGACTTATTatgcttcattttaaatacatatgtatagtGAGCTGCATCTGCTCCACATAATGATTTTTGCGAGCCCAgcgctgctgctgtggctccCTGGAGCAGGACCTCTCTCACGAATCAAGGACATCTGCATAATGTCAACAGTTGCACTCAGGACCTTGTGTTCATATAGCTTTCCTTCCTTCAGTGGCACATCACCAGGGACACCTGGTAACCTGGTAACCAAGAAAACGAATTAGACCTCGTACACATGTGTCTGAATCTTAAAGTGGACCAGATACTATGCAGGGAAAAATCATCAACTTTAGAAATGAACATCTGATagaatttgttttctctttgtgcCACAACGGCATGTGCAGTTGTTGTCCCCCTTCCCAAAGAACATCTCTGACCATGCCTGGTGTGAActctgtgtgatgtcacatgTGGTGCCTACCTATTAATACCCAACTCAGCCATTGGTGTTTGGCAGGTCACCAATGAACGTCTGCTTCAGGGACACATTGGCTTCATGTGATTATGTCtgtcccaaaaaaaagaaaatcaggaaAATGAGAAAAGATCAGTCCTGTGACGTGCCAAGGCCGTAACGTACTCAAACACAGTgtggacccaaatgcacgagGCGGAAGCAGAGTCCTCAGTTCCGACAAAGTCTTACTCTTGATGAGGTAATGATTCCAAAACAGGGTCAGACGAGAGTGAGCCAGGTACAAGGAACAAGACGAAGCAGACATGGAAATCCAAAAGGACGAGGAAACACACAAGACGCACTGGCACAAGACAAAGGGAGGATTTAAAGGAGCAAGAAGTGATTAACACCaggatctatctatctatacacacatacattatatatcCACCTACGTGCCTACTAACTTACCGACCTACCTGCATACGTACAATTACATATACTGAAATTCCTACCgcctacatacatacatacataccaaCCTACATGCCTACTAACTTACCCATCTACCTACCTAActacccatacacacacacacatctacattCTCTGTTGTGCTCACTTGCAatctcttctttccttttttgctTCGCAGCAACAAAGCGTTCGTCTCCCCAGCACCAACGTGTCAGCTGCAGGTGTCTCCGCTCTGACTCCTCTGCCACCAGAGCTGCGGGAGCTGCTGCGGCAGCGTCTGGAGGCACTGGAGACCCAGCTCCTCCGCAAGGTGgctgagctggaggaggagaagagccaGCTCTACAATGAAACAGCGGCCCACCGCCAACGCACCGAGAGTACTCTCAATTCCCTCCTGGAGAGGATCACCGAGCTTGAGAAAAGTAAGCGATATAATGGGCGCTGTGAAATGTTGGTTGGATTTAATgccagactctttttttttgttgtcttccaGATTTAGCATTAATTAGTCAATCCCTGTGCAAAGATCTGGTGATGCAAGTAAAAACCTAACAGCATCGTTTTTTCTTAGAACCATTCTTAATCCATTTCCCGGTCTTTAAATAGGACTTGGAAAGCAACACTGACTGCTTAATTAGTTTAAGAAATATTAGAGTGATGTCCACACTCTAGGCTATCACTTTGAAGTCATGTCAAAATAACAGAATATATCTCCGCCCAAAGGAAATTTATTTTAGCAGATCATCTCTCCACTCATCACAGTCGACTTTTCCATGTCCGCCAAGGCGTAGGTGAATCAGTCACTGGCTGTTTTTAGGGTGTAGAGCTTCCGTTAAGAGACAGCACACTTAATATGTGTACAGctgtca
It contains:
- the nptx2a gene encoding neuronal pentraxin-2a codes for the protein MLTLVVGLLYLVSGRTARSQDATGSRFVCNAIPPGAEPGCGYISAGNRVQSNSPVEDELRNTIIQLRETILQQKETIVSQQGTIKELNSKLTRCEVTVEVSPQGKSRVQGSRRKDYGKNTMGDLPRDPGETIDQLGKTMQSLKGRLENLEQQSVRLPSTNVSAAGVSALTPLPPELRELLRQRLEALETQLLRKVAELEEEKSQLYNETAAHRQRTESTLNSLLERITELEKSNNAFKSPEDFKVSLPLRTNYLYGRIKKSLPEMYAFTVCMWLKSSASPGIGTPFSYGVPGQANEIVLIEWGNNPIELLVNDKVAQLPLAVSDGRWHHICITWTTRDGFWEAYQDGERLGTGDNLAPWHPIKPGGVIILGQEQDIVGGRFDATQAFVGEMSQFNMWDRVLRPVDIVGLANCSAYMPGNVVPWIDANVEVFGGASKAALEICEDRAFDS